The stretch of DNA CAAAAAATAATTATACATGCAATTAAAAAAAATTATCGGCGGTGGCTCCCATATTCTCCTCATATACCATCTATGAAACATTTACGAAAAAATGCCTCATATACCTACATCCATGATCGATGAAGGTTTTGTGCCTTCTCGTCGACCCATACTATGCATAGTGTTTGTCGGAGGTTGTTGCAACAGTCCATCGTGTTATGATTCTCGTCGGTCGATGGTGGCATGGCGTGGTCCTCACCCTTGCCCTTACGCCTTCCAGGGGATGGAGATTCATCAATGCATCAATGGACAATTATCTATAGGAATAATCTTCGACGACTCAAGCAACACGTTTCACTTTGGGGAGAACTTTCGGTGATGCCTCAACCATGTAATCCCGTGTCATCAGACACAGCCGACCGATAGAGGAGCATCAGTAACAAAAGTATCATCTATAGAGATCATATTAGGGAATGACTATATCTAAAACTTTAGACCGATGCATAACACGCCCCTATGTGAGATCATACACCACTCGCAGGAAGCAGATCTATATGTCATTCAATTCTTTACGAATAAATGCCTCCTATACCTACACCCGATAGATGAAGGCTTTGGCCTTCTCCTCGATGCCTAATTTGCTCCCATGGTCGCCGGAGGTCACTATAACACAATCTGTCGTGTTATGATCTTCGTCCATCAATGGTGGTGTGTCATCATCCTGCCCGAGAGTTTTCCACTGGACGGACGTTCGTCGACGTTTGAATCAACCGAACACTTTTTGAATAGGTATCTAAATATTCGACGATGTTTACACGGAAAAACATCGACGGCTCGAGAGGCACATTTCAATTTGGGGTAGTTGTTCAGTATTTTTTCTTTTTTGTCCCATGATCATCATCCTTCGCCAAGAAACGACTATTTCATTCAACTGTCTTACCCATGATATCACCAATCACCAAAAATCTATATGTCATCCAATTTCCTCACCGACTATCCTTCTCCGTGTGTGGCGCAGCGGCTCCTACTTATGTAGATCATGTATTTTCTCTCAAGAAAATGCCACGAACGCAGCGATCATCATCACTTTTTATGGGCCAACCCTGTCACATTATTCTTCGATTGTATATTTTTTTACTAGCAACCAACCTCCTTTTCCGGTTGTCTAGCCGTCGGTACAACGAGTGTTTTTTTAAGGGGGCACGGTGCCTTCTCATACCTATGTAGTCATGCATTTTGTCGCACAAGGGCATCCGTCGTCATCGCTTTTACTCGACGATAGGTGCTCGTAAATATggttaggggggaggggggttgcGGTTGGGAGGGCAGTTGGAGGTTGTTGGTCACAATCGGTGTCACCCTCCTACCCAAAACTTGCCCGCGTACCATCTACAAAATCATTTCATGTAAATGCGTCCTATACCAACACCCGTGACCGATGAAGCCTTTGTCCTTCTCGTCGACGCCCGATTTTGCCGCCGTGGTCGTCGGAGGTCACCATAACATAATCCATGGACGTTCGTCGATGTTTTGAACCGAACGAACACCTTTCGAACAAGTCTATATGTTCGGCAGCCTTTATAGGGAAAAACAACGGCGGTGCGGGCCAAGTGTTGCCACGCATCTCCCGACGCAGCCCAGAGCGGAGGAGCCCAACTCCCCGCCAAAACTCTCCCTAATCGCACCGCTAATCCCACCCGCACCCGCCCGCCTTATAACGCCTCCACGCGCCCCATCCCCCCATCCATCCCCATCGCCGCCACCAACCCTAGCCCCCGCCGCCATGGCCGACTCCNNNNNNNNNNNNNNNNNNNNNNNNNNNNNNNNNNNNNNNNNNNNNNNNNNNNNNNNNNNNNNNNNNNNNNNNNNNNNNNNNNNNNNNNNNNNNNNNNNNNNNNNNNNNNNNNNNNNNNNNNNNNNNNNNNNNNNNNNNNNNNNNNNNNNNNNNNNNNNNNNNNNNNNNNNNNNNNNNcgactccaccaccaccaccaacgccTCCCCCGACTCCGCCTCCGCCCCGCCCCCGGCCCCGGCGGTGCCGGCCAAGGTGCGGCTGATGGTCAGCTACGGGGGCCGCATCCAGCCGCGGCCGCACGACAACCAGCTCTCCTACGTCAACGGCGACACCAAGATCCTCTCCATCGACCGCCCGCTCCGCTTCCCCGACTTCTACGCGCGCCTCGCCGgcctcgccgccgcccgcgggGACCTCTGCGTCAAGTACCAGCTCCCCGGCGAGGACCTCGACGCGCTCGTCTCCGTCACCAACGACGAGGACCTCGAGCACCTCGTCATCGAGTACGACCGCCTCCACCTCTTCCGCGCCCCCGCCGCGCCGGGATCTGGCGGTTCTTCCCGGGGCGGCTCCACGCCCAGGCTCCGCGTCTTCCTCTTCCCCGTCGCCCCGCCCCCGCGCCCCGCCTCCCCGCCCAAGCCGCCGCAGCAGGAGCTGCAGCGCGAGTGGTACCTCGACCTCAAGTCCGCCAGCCCGCCTCCGCTGCCGCAGGCCCTGCCGTCGCAGATGCAGAACCAGCAGATGCAGCAGCCGCAGGTCATGATGAAGCAGGAGGCGGTGCCCGTCCAGtcgccccctcccgccgcgcccatgGCCGTGCCGCAGTCGGTGGTGGCGGCGTCCAAGACCGGCCCCGACTACCTCTTCGGCTTCGACTACGGCTTCATGCCGCCGCCCGCGGTCAAGGTCAAGGACCCGGCCGGCGATCCGCCCAAGATGAGGGAGAACGTCCCCGTCGAGATCCCGCCCAAGAATGAAGACCGACACCCCAACCCCAACCCGGCcgcggacaacaacaacaacaacgccatgGTGTCTCCCGCCGTCTCGCCCGCCGAGTTCCCTCGCCAGATCCCGGACCTCGAGAAGCTCCAGCTCGCTGACAACGCCACCCAGCAGCagcagccaccaccagctcctgctCCGGCTCCGGCGCCCCAGGCCGCCCCTGCTCCTGCTCCGGTCGTCGCCCCGGCCGCCCCTGTCCCGGCGCCCTTGTCGAGGAACGGCAGCGACGACTCCCTCACCCGCGCCTACCCTCCAGCCACCGCCACCCCGACTGCCGCAGCAGACTACTATGTCACCAAGTTCCCGGAGAAGCCCCCCGTCCCGCCTCCATCATCGGCTCCCCCTGCGGCGGCCTTCCTGCCGGTGCCGGGCAGGTATGGTTCTGTTGCCCCTGGCTCTGGCGCCGACCCTGGCCCTTTCTTCTTCATCCCGGCGCCGCCCCATGGGTACTACACCAGCGCCAACCCCGGCGGCACCTCCTACTACGCCGTCCCGCACAACAACGGCAATGCCAACGGGAACGGCACCGCACCCGCCCCCGCCGTGTCGAGCGCTCAGGGCTACCCGCAGGTGGCGTACGACAGCAACGGCCGCGCCGTCTACTACACCGGCCTGCTCCCACAGTACCCTTCGGCCGTCAACGGCGGCGGCATGTCGGCGTCCTCTGCCGTGCTCGGTACGGAGCCCTCGAAGCCGGTGGCGGTGAAGCCGACCGTGTCGTGATCGATCGCCAGCCAGCTCAAGCCGCCTATCCTAAATTCAGTATGGGTTAACAGAGTCTGTCTGCCAGCCAATTTTCGTTCGTTCGTTGGATCGTCCAAGTCAATATGGGTTAAATATGTCTAGTTGGAATTCGTTATTGTGTCTAGTAATTCACCTATGATTTTTGCCTTTTTGTTTAGAAGTTTTCGGTTTGGGGTTCGTTCGTTCTGTTGTGATATGCAACTAGGAGTGAGTGCTGCTGCTTGGTGTGCTTAGATGTACATACAGTCCTTTGTGGACATAATGGATATTATATTAGCATGTTGGAGAGTTATTTAATTATCTGCATTGCCTCTTGAGTTTTGTCACTGCTGCTTTGTTTTGTTTAATCCTCTTGAGTTGAATTTGTTATTGCCGATTGTCAATGTGGCTAAATTGGCCATGTGATCTGTTGTGTTGTTTCGAAGCAAAGATATGAATTGAGGATGCAAATATCCCAGTGACAGTGAGGCTCCCAGTAGTATTTTGTTAATGTGCATACCAACTAGCTCTGCAGAATGGAAGCTCTCGCCTGATGAAGCACAGTGGCTCCCTGTGTTCTTCACGGGGAGCTAGGCTGCTGCATTTATGTTTGTGTGTATGAACAGCCGTGAATGCTGGTTGTTGTGTTCATGCAGCGGCACGGGAGATGTCGGCTGTGGTTTCTGATACTCTCAGATTATGAGTTGGTGTTTCATCTTTTTGGGTTCATGATAACCATGATTATTTAGGTTGTTGCTTTTAGTTCTCTCATGTTATGACTTATGAGATGTCGTTTCAGTCGTTTTTGTGAGTTTACCGCTCAGCTTTGGGCactaaatttagtgaaatttggtgGAGAGCAGTCCTATGAAGGGAGCAGAGCACGCTGTTGTTGAACTGTTTTGCTGATCAAAATGAATGGAGAAGCTGAGATTTGACGAAATGTCGGCCCATGACCGTGCGTGTTAACTTCTGTCAGGCCGTGTGCTTTAACAATCCTGCAGCTGCTTCTGCAGGTAACACAACATGTCCTGTCTCTGGGCCAGACCTGATCATACCGATGATATTTATGCTGTCAACAGGAGTCATCATCCTGATGATGCCGTATTAAGACACCCGAGCTGTGCAAGACAGTTTCTGCCTTCTCTGTCAAAAGAAATTTATCCTGCTTGTTTCATCGTCCATGTATGTGAGCCAGCATGGCTGAGcactagctgctgctgctgcctccctGTGCTGGGCAAAGTGCATCTGCATATCTGCATTACTGCTTATTTACTGGGGCTGCTGCATTTGCATTGCATGCCATATCTACTCATCCTGACCTACACTGCTCTTCTGGTGGAAGCGTGGAGAGGGAGACCGGGAAAACGCGGGAACAAGCTGCACAGCGAAGATGATCTTGCATTCATTCTTTCGAGGTGCCATTGGAGGCAGCAT from Triticum dicoccoides isolate Atlit2015 ecotype Zavitan chromosome 6A, WEW_v2.0, whole genome shotgun sequence encodes:
- the LOC119316121 gene encoding leucine-rich repeat extensin-like protein 5, coding for STTTTNASPDSASAPPPAPAVPAKVRLMVSYGGRIQPRPHDNQLSYVNGDTKILSIDRPLRFPDFYARLAGLAAARGDLCVKYQLPGEDLDALVSVTNDEDLEHLVIEYDRLHLFRAPAAPGSGGSSRGGSTPRLRVFLFPVAPPPRPASPPKPPQQELQREWYLDLKSASPPPLPQALPSQMQNQQMQQPQVMMKQEAVPVQSPPPAAPMAVPQSVVAASKTGPDYLFGFDYGFMPPPAVKVKDPAGDPPKMRENVPVEIPPKNEDRHPNPNPAADNNNNNAMVSPAVSPAEFPRQIPDLEKLQLADNATQQQQPPPAPAPAPAPQAAPAPAPVVAPAAPVPAPLSRNGSDDSLTRAYPPATATPTAAADYYVTKFPEKPPVPPPSSAPPAAAFLPVPGRYGSVAPGSGADPGPFFFIPAPPHGYYTSANPGGTSYYAVPHNNGNANGNGTAPAPAVSSAQGYPQVAYDSNGRAVYYTGLLPQYPSAVNGGGMSASSAVLGTEPSKPVAVKPTVS